Proteins from a single region of Parambassis ranga chromosome 16, fParRan2.1, whole genome shotgun sequence:
- the LOC114448123 gene encoding prostaglandin reductase 3-like, with product MSSLLLARNGRRAISFIGVGRRGTGALPGVHPAPRRFIIDMSYSAHFMDFKGSSIPSSMKKLVVTKLSPNFKEAVCVQTVAVPTPGDAELLIRNRFVGINASDINYSAGRYDPSVKPPFDAGFEGIGEVVGLGLSASSRYTIGDTVAYFGSGAFAEYTVVAAKEVVPVPVVKPEFLTLLVSGATAYIALKRLGDLAKGETVLVTAAAGGTGQFAVQFAKEAGCHVIGTCSSNEKAGFLKSIGCDRPINYTAEDLAKTLRKEYPQGIDVVYESVGGSVLELSVNSLANKGRLIVIGFISGYQTASGIPPFKGGTLPVKLLQKSASIRGFFLPHFFSDYRDALSSMMQMFAKGKLVCEVDCGDLAQEGRFIGLESVFRAVDYLYAGKNLGKVVVEVAPPSVSNSKL from the exons ATGTCCAGCCTGCTTCTAGCGAGGAACGGCAGGAGAGCGATATCGTTTATCGGCGTGGGGCGCAGAGGCACCGGGGCACTTCCAGGAGTTCATCCGGCTCCGCGACGCTTCATCATAGATATGTCCTACTCAGCGCACTTTATGGATTTTAAAGGATCCTCCATACCTAGCAGCATGAAAAAGCTGGTCGTAACCAAGCTAAGTCCTAATTTTAAAGAGGCCGTCTGTGTGCAAACCGTTGCCGTTCCCACACCCGGAGACGCTGAGTTGCTCATCAGGAATCG TTTTGTGGGAATCAACGCCTCTGATATTAATTACTCAGCGGGCCGCTACGACCCCTCGGTGAAGCCCCCCTTTGATGCCGGTTTTGAGGGTATCGGTGAGGTCGTCGGCCTCGGCCTCAGCGCTAGCTCCCGTTACACCATCGGGGACACGGTGGCCTACTTCGGCAGCGGCGCATTTGCCGAGTACACAGTGGTAGCAGCCAAGGAGGTTGTCCCTGTCCCAGTGGTGAAGCCAGAGTTCCTCACCCTGCTGGTCAGCGGCGCCACGGCCTACATCGCCTTGAAGCGTCTGGGTGACCTGGCCAAAGGTGAGACTGTGCTGGTCACAGCGGCTGCAGGAGGAACAGGACAGTTTGCTGTGCAGTTTGCCAAAGAGGCCGGTTGCCACGTAATTGGGACCTGCTCGTCCAACGAGAAAGCCGGCTTCTTAAAATCCATCGGCTGTGACAGGCCAATCAACTACACTGCAGAAGACTTGGCTAAGACACTGAGGAAAGAGTACCCGCAAGGCATAGACGTTGTGTATGAGTCAGTCGGAGGCAGCGTCTTAGAACTCTCAGTAAACAGCCTGGCCAATAAAGGCCGGCTGATAGTGATTGGCTTCATCTCAGGGTACCAGACGGCATCAGGGATCCCGCCTTTCAAAGGAGGAACACTACCGGTCAAGCTGCTGCAGAAGTCAGCCAGCATTCGGGGTTTCTTTCTGCCCCACTTCTTCAGTGACTACAGGGATGCTCTGAGTAGCATGATGCAGATGTTTGCCAAAGGGAAGCTAGTGTGTGAGGTAGATTGTGGGGATTTGGCACAGGAGGGGAGGTTCATAGGCCTGGAGTCAGTTTTCCGCGCTGTGGACTATCTGTACGCCGGGAAAAACCTGGGCaaagtggtggtggaggtggccCCACCCTCTGTTAGTAATAGCAAGCTGTGA